A genomic window from Anas platyrhynchos isolate ZD024472 breed Pekin duck chromosome 13, IASCAAS_PekinDuck_T2T, whole genome shotgun sequence includes:
- the LOC106014761 gene encoding palmitoyltransferase ZDHHC20-B-like, producing the protein MALSSTASGCCWVKGSRSWGEKSCWGGVESGAGGGRLRSAPGAPRRAAARPEPAAPGRLERGRHRHRPARGRLRGGVLRRLAGAAGGGRLPHRPGSVTISSTAEKVVYLVVFHLSFVMFVWSYWKTIFTSPASPSNEFCLSKADKEQYEKEERPEFQQEILRRAANDLPIYTTTESRAIRYCDRCQLIKPDRCHHCSACDICVLKMDHHCLWVNNCVGFSNYKFFLLFLMYSVLSCLFVAATVLQYFIKCWTKELTDAYAKYHILCLFFVAAIAFIGIQWLFSRHCWLVGKNRSTIESFRAPMFRNGPAENGFSLGYGKNLREVFGDEKKYWLLPIFTSLGDGCSFPTRLVIMDPEKVTVSTQTEPAKSSGASQPFHPRPLSAGVPAARGTAPCRRPPAALARRVAVSPSC; encoded by the coding sequence ATGGCCCTCTCCTCCACGGCCTccggctgctgctgggtgaagggcagcaggagctggggggagaaAAGCTGCTGGGGCGGCGTGGAGAGTGGCGCTGGCGGCGGCCGCCTGCGCTCTGCTCCGGGGGCGCCTCGCCGGGCTGCGGCCCGCCCGGAGCCAGCGGCGCCCGGCCGGCTGGAGAGGGGCCGCCACCGCCACCGTCCTGCTCGGGGGAGGCTCCGTGGTGGCGTGTTACGGCGGCtggcgggggcggccgggggtGGGCGCCTTCCTCACCGTCCTGGCTCAGTTACTATATCTTCAACTGCAGAAAAAGTTGTGTACCTTGTGGTTTTTCATCTGTCATTTGTCATGTTTGTATGGTCGTATTGGAAGACAATTTTCACATCTCCTGCATCCCCTTCCAATGAGTTCTGCTTGTCAAAAGCTGATAAAGAACAAtatgaaaaggaagagagaccAGAATTCCAGCAGGAGATTTTGAGAAGAGCTGCTAACGACTTGCCTATCTATACGACAACAGAATCAAGAGCCATCAGATACTGTGATCGATGCCAGCTAATCAAACCTGACCGCTGCCACCACTGTTCTGCGTGTGACATATGTGTACTAAAAATGGACCACCACTGTCTGTGGGTGAATAATTGTGTGGGGTTTTCGAACTACAAATTCTTCCTcctgtttttaatgtattccGTACTGTCCTGTCTGTTTGTTGCTGCTACAGTCTTGCAGTACTTCATAAAGTGCTGGACAAAAGAATTGACAGATGCCTATGCAAAATACCACATACTATGCCTTTTCTTTGTGGCAGCCATAGCCTTCATCGGCATACAGTGGCTCTTCAGCCGCCACTGCTGGCTAGTTGGCAAAAACAGATCAACAATAGAATCATTCCGTGCACCCATGTTTCGAAATGGACCTGCTGAAAACGGCTTTTCGCTTGGATATGGCAAAAATCTAAGGGAGGTTTTTGGAGATGAAAAGAAGTATTGGCTGCTCCCTATTTTTACCAGTTTGGGCGATGGGTGTAGTTTTCCAACTCGTTTGGTGATTATGGATCCAGAGAAAGTAACTGTCTCAACCCAAACTGAACCTGCCAAAAGCTCTGGAGCCAGTCAGCCCTTTCATCCTCGACCACTCAGTGCTGGTGTGCCCGCAGCACGGGGCACTGCTCCTTGCCGTCGTCCCCCCGCTGCGCTGGCCAGGCGGGTGGCCGTGTCCCCGTCCTGCTGA